A section of the Labrus bergylta chromosome 21, fLabBer1.1, whole genome shotgun sequence genome encodes:
- the si:ch211-234p6.5 gene encoding pleckstrin homology domain-containing family A member 7 isoform X2 gives MEGEEASRRAQLVRMDDQDRVSQASSVATVSFFPIAKECDGKVQAFGKRCQAAKRDPNCPVVIRGWLNKKDSSGLKLWKRRWFVLSNYCLFYYKDSREESVLGSIPLPSYKILFCTPRECKNRKFTFKVVHQGMRSYFFSADTQEDMLGWVRALSQSATMDQDSSLNRRCSSYQDFTQIGGSTESVDFPKPPSDGEGPSQRHRHVSRALSEPSHLSGGRMGTSRSEPRGRRSVRQRNSRTPSPPEFGRRRAYGPNQEEDSLPGHNTPPTQTEIMGTGSLTSKGQLGSRPHTPVGRVDIRPHDDMVPQTLFYAPASPNLEFKSTPTTPVTERWQNLSKPTPTYGSVHHIASGRRPLGKSYSTGAHADLLPPLPPSSRAAHAPHPPHHHHHHHHHHLRSNLSVCVLPPAMAPKPDLRETPPIRPLESDADAVLTRLCGCDKLLQSLSIELAQLQLDKDSVHCALEVSRLQLEEWKSQGLRAHEEALAQKALLQEELVTIRARMCDVSLEMERVWSQYERMESELSVIRSHLQHICNFGIPQEQSQAQRELWMMEDILAGLKINRDNFRFLLGLQRHHAFQPTSPHPGSPGSPTETLHSGPSMTMEQEPPLRPPLPQELQEIQQRRDLGHGWIESPYEGIYSHAVDPIQRRGNSQPDLLNVKAQKDSFESGSKWIPPDAGSQSTKMKMSEEEQIERMKKNKERLSNRKKPPLPSPSSQSESSGTRDEAPFPLRVTRVVTAVLPTSLVARRVSVEDPPPELDNPLPEQIPPERQERLTEQGKKVFNKSPRHLVLDSPEQNRFWENMHQDQPAVKKTTRKQNQGVLRTSKKDMQSEASRGEATVVSRNHSRDQAGLGNGNASLDLRVENQQASLLTPDMEPDICLTPEQREAKLRRVERIRERVIRSAARESATTQNQMPVRREEVHQMPPDTVRKQRIKPDHESNDGYGSCGDNTRSPIELQPAGPSLDEDERKWHVKKSKTQIRFGNKTQQKDHSGRAGVAKNKIKRPDSPYHVSSMTVYQKDEGKGFSSCKDGQEQELEETVADENDFPSSDLRAKWFLSTNQWQGFMPLQIPGIDSLGNEEIFDIENQPAIIDDKTDSNEMLSTVSESLEKMKENHSLFYKIACDISISDSDITKNDGNSITQMSSKPEEEEKLLIMESVPGETVDNVVGSTNQEIKDSSLHLPADVDENGMKVNNNLQDLKEESQDKAVLNTSASPTNEALVNEETPQKEGEDTSRQEIELKVRETIEGVPVQDTDSNQVLVESLRSREEHSGSKESEVKKMDQERSEEPKKCLNEESEETSNNHSITPSSSVFEEGKVIRSASFGKARVTILRTSL, from the exons GTGGTGCACCAGGGAATGCGCTCTTATTTCTTCAGTGCCGACACGCAGGAGGACATGTTGGGTTGGGTCCGAGCCCTCAGTCAGTCTGCAACAATGGATCAGGACAGCTCTCTGAACAG GCGCTGCTCAAGTTATCAGGACTTCACACAGATAGGTGGCAGCACTGAATCAGTGGACTTCCCTAAACCCCCCTCTGATGGAGAGGGTCCCTCCCAGAGACACAGGCACGTCAGCCGCGCTCTGAGCGAACCCAGTCATCTCAGCGGTGGGAGGATGGGGACTTCTCGCTCAGAGCCGAGGGGAAGGCGGAGCGTGCGTCAGAGAAACAGCAG AACACCCAGCCCGCCTGAGTTTGGCAGAAGAAGAGCGTATGGTCCAAACCAAGAGGAGGATTCTCTTCCTGGCCACAACACACCACCCACTCAGACAGAAATTATGGGAACAGGTTCTCTGACCTCCAAGGGTCAGCTGGGGTCACGACCTCACACACCAGTGGGGAGGGTTGACATTCGACCTCACGATGACATGGTGCCGCAGACTCTGTTCTACGCGCCTGCCTCGCCTAACCTGGAGTTCAAATCCACACCTACCACTCCAGTCACAGAGAGGTGGCAGAACCTGAGCAAG CCCACACCTACATATGGTTCTGTCCATCACATCGCGAGCGGGAGAAGACCTTTAGGAAAG AGCTACTCCACGGGGGCACATGCAGACTTACTGCCCCCTTTGCCCCCCTCATCAAGGGCAGCACATGCTCCCCACCccccacaccaccaccaccaccaccatcatcaccatctccGCAGCAATTTATCTGTTTGTGTGCTACCGCCAGCTATG GCCCCAAAACCTGATCTGAGAGAAACCCCACCAATCAGGCCTCTTGAAAGCGATGCAGAT GCTGTGTTGACGAGGTTGTGTGGGTGTGACAAGCTGCTGCAGTCTCTATCTATCGAACTGGCCCAGCTCCAATTGGATAAG GATAGTGTCCATTGTGCATTAGAGGTGTCCAGACTGCAGCTGGAGGAGTGGAAGAGTCAGGGTCTCAGGGCCCACGAAGAAGCACTTGCCCAGAAGGCTTTGCTCCAGGAAGAGCTGGTCACAATCCGAGCCAGGATGTGCGATGTTTCGTTG GAAATGGAGCGAGTGTGGAGCCAATATGAGAGAATGGAGAGTGAACTGTCTGTCATCCGCTCACACCTTCAGCACATCTGCAACTTTGGAATTCCACAG gaGCAGTCTCAGGCCCAGAGGGAGCTGTGGATGATGGAGGACATCTTGGCTGGACTAAAAATCAACAGAGACAACTTCCGCTTCCTTTTGGGACTACAAAGGCACCACG cGTTTCAGCCAACGTCTCCACATCCTGGATCTCCCGGCTCACCCACAGAGACGCTGCACAGCGGACCGTCTATG ACTATGGAGCAAGAACCACCACTTCGCCCACCGTTACCCCAGGAGCTACAGGAAATCCAGCAAAGAAGAGATCTGGGTCATGGCTGGATAGAGTCGCCATACGAG GGAATCTACAGCCATGCTGTTGATCCTAtacagagaagaggaaacagcCAGCCTGACCTCCTTAATGTGAAAGCACAGAAAGACTCATTCG aATCTGGTTCCAAGTGGATCCCACCAGATGCAGGAAGCCAATCAACCAAG ATGAAGATGAGCGAAGAGGAGCAGATTGAGCGGATGAAGAAAAATAAGGAGAGGTTGTCTAATAGGAAGAAACCCCCCCTACCTTCTCCAAGTTCCCAAAGCGAGAGTTCAGGGACAAGGGACGAG GCACCCTTTCCTCTAAGGGTGACACGAGTTGTTACAGCTGTCCTACCTACCTCTCTAGTGGCCAGACGGGTTTCCGTTGAGGACCCCCCGCCTGAGCTGGACAACCCACTTCCCGAGCAGATACCACCTGAGAGGCAGGAGAGATTGACTGAGCAGGGCAAAAAAGTGTTCAACAAGTCACCAAGGCATTTGGTGCTGGACAGTCCTGAACAAAACCGGTTCTGGGAAAATATGCACCAGGATCAGCCAGCAGTTAAAAAGACAACCAGAAAGCAAAATCAGGGAGTACTAAGGACCTCCAAGAAAGACATGCAGTCAGAAGCAAGCAGAGGAGAGGCTACAGTGGTCTCAAGAAATCATAGTCGAGACCAGGCAGGTTTAGGAAATGGAAATGCAAGCTTGGACCTCAGG GTAGAGAATCAGCAGGCATCCCTCCTGACCCCTGACATGGAGCCTGACATCTGTCTGACCCCTGAACAGCGAGAGGCAAAACTGCGACGAGTGGAACGAATACGGGAAAGGGTCATTAGGAG tgCAGCCAGAGAGAGTGCTACTACACAGAATCAAATGCCAGTCAGGAGGGAGGAAGTTCATCAGATGCCACCTGACACAGTTAGAAAACAGAGGATAAAACCAG ACCATGAATCCAACGATGGCTATGGAAGCTGTGGGGATAACACCAGAAGTCCCATAGAGCTTCAACCTGCCGGACCATCTCTTGATGAAGATGAAAGAAAATGGCATGTTAAAAAATCTAAAACTCAGATCAGATTTGGGAACAAGACACAACAGAAAGACCACAGTGGAAGAGCAGGGGttgccaaaaataaaatcaaacgcCCAGATTCCCCCTATCATGTCTCATCTATGACTGTCTACCAAAAAGATGAAGGCAAGGGCTTTTCAAGTTGCAAGGATGGACAGGAGCAAGAACTCGAAGAAACTGTTGCTGATGAAAATGATTTTCCATCCTCGGATCTTAGGGCCAAATGGTTCCTCTCCACCAATCAGTGGCAAGGGTTTATGCCTTTGCAGATCCCTGGCATCGACTCATTGGGCAATGAGGAGATTTTCGACATTGAGAACCAACCAGCAATCATAGATGACAAGACTGATTCCAATGAAATGTTATCCACAGTCAGTGAGAGCttagagaaaatgaaagaaaaccaCTCACTCTTTTACAAAATTGCTTGTGACATTAGTATTTCGGACTCAGATATTACCAAGAATGATGGAAATTCAATCACCCAAATGTCTTCTaagccagaagaagaagaaaaactacTTATTATGGAATCTGTGCCAGGTGAAACGGTTGATAATGTTGTTGGTTCTACCAACCAAGAAATCAAGGATTCCAGCCTCCATTTGCCAGCAGATGTAGATGAAAATGGAATGAAGGTTAACAACAATCTCCAAGATTTGAAAGAGGAAAGCCAGGACAAAGCAGTGTTAAATACCTCAGCCAGTCCAACAAACGAAGCCCTTGTTAATGAAGAAACCCCCCAAAAAGAAGGTGAAGACACCTCAAGGCAAGAAATCGAGCTGAAAGTTAGAGAAACTATTGAAGGAGTTCCTGTTCAGGACACGGATTCTAATCAGGTCCTGGTTGAAAGTCTAAGGTCAAGAGAAGAACACAGTGGGTCAAAAGAGTCAGAAGTCAAGAAGATGGACCAAGAGAGATCTGAAGAGccaaagaaatgtttaaatgaagagagtgaagagacaAGCAACAACCactccatcactccatccaGCTCTGTGTTTGAGGAGGGAAAAGTGATTCGGAGTGCCTCTTTTGGGAAAGCACGTGTTACAATATTAAGGACGAGTTTGTAG
- the si:ch211-234p6.5 gene encoding pleckstrin homology domain-containing family A member 7 isoform X1, translating into MEGEEASRRAQLVRMDDQDRVSQASSVATVSFFPIAKECDGKVQAFGKRCQAAKRDPNCPVVIRGWLNKKDSSGLKLWKRRWFVLSNYCLFYYKDSREESVLGSIPLPSYKILFCTPRECKNRKFTFKVVHQGMRSYFFSADTQEDMLGWVRALSQSATMDQDSSLNRRCSSYQDFTQIGGSTESVDFPKPPSDGEGPSQRHRHVSRALSEPSHLSGGRMGTSRSEPRGRRSVRQRNSRTPSPPEFGRRRAYGPNQEEDSLPGHNTPPTQTEIMGTGSLTSKGQLGSRPHTPVGRVDIRPHDDMVPQTLFYAPASPNLEFKSTPTTPVTERWQNLSKPTPTYGSVHHIASGRRPLGKSYSTGAHADLLPPLPPSSRAAHAPHPPHHHHHHHHHHLRSNLSVCVLPPAMAPKPDLRETPPIRPLESDADAVLTRLCGCDKLLQSLSIELAQLQLDKDSVHCALEVSRLQLEEWKSQGLRAHEEALAQKALLQEELVTIRARMCDVSLEMERVWSQYERMESELSVIRSHLQHICNFGIPQEQSQAQRELWMMEDILAGLKINRDNFRFLLGLQRHHAFQPTSPHPGSPGSPTETLHSGPSMTMEQEPPLRPPLPQELQEIQQRRDLGHGWIESPYEGIYSHAVDPIQRRGNSQPDLLNVKAQKDSFESGSKWIPPDAGSQSTKKMKMSEEEQIERMKKNKERLSNRKKPPLPSPSSQSESSGTRDEAPFPLRVTRVVTAVLPTSLVARRVSVEDPPPELDNPLPEQIPPERQERLTEQGKKVFNKSPRHLVLDSPEQNRFWENMHQDQPAVKKTTRKQNQGVLRTSKKDMQSEASRGEATVVSRNHSRDQAGLGNGNASLDLRVENQQASLLTPDMEPDICLTPEQREAKLRRVERIRERVIRSAARESATTQNQMPVRREEVHQMPPDTVRKQRIKPDHESNDGYGSCGDNTRSPIELQPAGPSLDEDERKWHVKKSKTQIRFGNKTQQKDHSGRAGVAKNKIKRPDSPYHVSSMTVYQKDEGKGFSSCKDGQEQELEETVADENDFPSSDLRAKWFLSTNQWQGFMPLQIPGIDSLGNEEIFDIENQPAIIDDKTDSNEMLSTVSESLEKMKENHSLFYKIACDISISDSDITKNDGNSITQMSSKPEEEEKLLIMESVPGETVDNVVGSTNQEIKDSSLHLPADVDENGMKVNNNLQDLKEESQDKAVLNTSASPTNEALVNEETPQKEGEDTSRQEIELKVRETIEGVPVQDTDSNQVLVESLRSREEHSGSKESEVKKMDQERSEEPKKCLNEESEETSNNHSITPSSSVFEEGKVIRSASFGKARVTILRTSL; encoded by the exons GTGGTGCACCAGGGAATGCGCTCTTATTTCTTCAGTGCCGACACGCAGGAGGACATGTTGGGTTGGGTCCGAGCCCTCAGTCAGTCTGCAACAATGGATCAGGACAGCTCTCTGAACAG GCGCTGCTCAAGTTATCAGGACTTCACACAGATAGGTGGCAGCACTGAATCAGTGGACTTCCCTAAACCCCCCTCTGATGGAGAGGGTCCCTCCCAGAGACACAGGCACGTCAGCCGCGCTCTGAGCGAACCCAGTCATCTCAGCGGTGGGAGGATGGGGACTTCTCGCTCAGAGCCGAGGGGAAGGCGGAGCGTGCGTCAGAGAAACAGCAG AACACCCAGCCCGCCTGAGTTTGGCAGAAGAAGAGCGTATGGTCCAAACCAAGAGGAGGATTCTCTTCCTGGCCACAACACACCACCCACTCAGACAGAAATTATGGGAACAGGTTCTCTGACCTCCAAGGGTCAGCTGGGGTCACGACCTCACACACCAGTGGGGAGGGTTGACATTCGACCTCACGATGACATGGTGCCGCAGACTCTGTTCTACGCGCCTGCCTCGCCTAACCTGGAGTTCAAATCCACACCTACCACTCCAGTCACAGAGAGGTGGCAGAACCTGAGCAAG CCCACACCTACATATGGTTCTGTCCATCACATCGCGAGCGGGAGAAGACCTTTAGGAAAG AGCTACTCCACGGGGGCACATGCAGACTTACTGCCCCCTTTGCCCCCCTCATCAAGGGCAGCACATGCTCCCCACCccccacaccaccaccaccaccaccatcatcaccatctccGCAGCAATTTATCTGTTTGTGTGCTACCGCCAGCTATG GCCCCAAAACCTGATCTGAGAGAAACCCCACCAATCAGGCCTCTTGAAAGCGATGCAGAT GCTGTGTTGACGAGGTTGTGTGGGTGTGACAAGCTGCTGCAGTCTCTATCTATCGAACTGGCCCAGCTCCAATTGGATAAG GATAGTGTCCATTGTGCATTAGAGGTGTCCAGACTGCAGCTGGAGGAGTGGAAGAGTCAGGGTCTCAGGGCCCACGAAGAAGCACTTGCCCAGAAGGCTTTGCTCCAGGAAGAGCTGGTCACAATCCGAGCCAGGATGTGCGATGTTTCGTTG GAAATGGAGCGAGTGTGGAGCCAATATGAGAGAATGGAGAGTGAACTGTCTGTCATCCGCTCACACCTTCAGCACATCTGCAACTTTGGAATTCCACAG gaGCAGTCTCAGGCCCAGAGGGAGCTGTGGATGATGGAGGACATCTTGGCTGGACTAAAAATCAACAGAGACAACTTCCGCTTCCTTTTGGGACTACAAAGGCACCACG cGTTTCAGCCAACGTCTCCACATCCTGGATCTCCCGGCTCACCCACAGAGACGCTGCACAGCGGACCGTCTATG ACTATGGAGCAAGAACCACCACTTCGCCCACCGTTACCCCAGGAGCTACAGGAAATCCAGCAAAGAAGAGATCTGGGTCATGGCTGGATAGAGTCGCCATACGAG GGAATCTACAGCCATGCTGTTGATCCTAtacagagaagaggaaacagcCAGCCTGACCTCCTTAATGTGAAAGCACAGAAAGACTCATTCG aATCTGGTTCCAAGTGGATCCCACCAGATGCAGGAAGCCAATCAACCAAG AAGATGAAGATGAGCGAAGAGGAGCAGATTGAGCGGATGAAGAAAAATAAGGAGAGGTTGTCTAATAGGAAGAAACCCCCCCTACCTTCTCCAAGTTCCCAAAGCGAGAGTTCAGGGACAAGGGACGAG GCACCCTTTCCTCTAAGGGTGACACGAGTTGTTACAGCTGTCCTACCTACCTCTCTAGTGGCCAGACGGGTTTCCGTTGAGGACCCCCCGCCTGAGCTGGACAACCCACTTCCCGAGCAGATACCACCTGAGAGGCAGGAGAGATTGACTGAGCAGGGCAAAAAAGTGTTCAACAAGTCACCAAGGCATTTGGTGCTGGACAGTCCTGAACAAAACCGGTTCTGGGAAAATATGCACCAGGATCAGCCAGCAGTTAAAAAGACAACCAGAAAGCAAAATCAGGGAGTACTAAGGACCTCCAAGAAAGACATGCAGTCAGAAGCAAGCAGAGGAGAGGCTACAGTGGTCTCAAGAAATCATAGTCGAGACCAGGCAGGTTTAGGAAATGGAAATGCAAGCTTGGACCTCAGG GTAGAGAATCAGCAGGCATCCCTCCTGACCCCTGACATGGAGCCTGACATCTGTCTGACCCCTGAACAGCGAGAGGCAAAACTGCGACGAGTGGAACGAATACGGGAAAGGGTCATTAGGAG tgCAGCCAGAGAGAGTGCTACTACACAGAATCAAATGCCAGTCAGGAGGGAGGAAGTTCATCAGATGCCACCTGACACAGTTAGAAAACAGAGGATAAAACCAG ACCATGAATCCAACGATGGCTATGGAAGCTGTGGGGATAACACCAGAAGTCCCATAGAGCTTCAACCTGCCGGACCATCTCTTGATGAAGATGAAAGAAAATGGCATGTTAAAAAATCTAAAACTCAGATCAGATTTGGGAACAAGACACAACAGAAAGACCACAGTGGAAGAGCAGGGGttgccaaaaataaaatcaaacgcCCAGATTCCCCCTATCATGTCTCATCTATGACTGTCTACCAAAAAGATGAAGGCAAGGGCTTTTCAAGTTGCAAGGATGGACAGGAGCAAGAACTCGAAGAAACTGTTGCTGATGAAAATGATTTTCCATCCTCGGATCTTAGGGCCAAATGGTTCCTCTCCACCAATCAGTGGCAAGGGTTTATGCCTTTGCAGATCCCTGGCATCGACTCATTGGGCAATGAGGAGATTTTCGACATTGAGAACCAACCAGCAATCATAGATGACAAGACTGATTCCAATGAAATGTTATCCACAGTCAGTGAGAGCttagagaaaatgaaagaaaaccaCTCACTCTTTTACAAAATTGCTTGTGACATTAGTATTTCGGACTCAGATATTACCAAGAATGATGGAAATTCAATCACCCAAATGTCTTCTaagccagaagaagaagaaaaactacTTATTATGGAATCTGTGCCAGGTGAAACGGTTGATAATGTTGTTGGTTCTACCAACCAAGAAATCAAGGATTCCAGCCTCCATTTGCCAGCAGATGTAGATGAAAATGGAATGAAGGTTAACAACAATCTCCAAGATTTGAAAGAGGAAAGCCAGGACAAAGCAGTGTTAAATACCTCAGCCAGTCCAACAAACGAAGCCCTTGTTAATGAAGAAACCCCCCAAAAAGAAGGTGAAGACACCTCAAGGCAAGAAATCGAGCTGAAAGTTAGAGAAACTATTGAAGGAGTTCCTGTTCAGGACACGGATTCTAATCAGGTCCTGGTTGAAAGTCTAAGGTCAAGAGAAGAACACAGTGGGTCAAAAGAGTCAGAAGTCAAGAAGATGGACCAAGAGAGATCTGAAGAGccaaagaaatgtttaaatgaagagagtgaagagacaAGCAACAACCactccatcactccatccaGCTCTGTGTTTGAGGAGGGAAAAGTGATTCGGAGTGCCTCTTTTGGGAAAGCACGTGTTACAATATTAAGGACGAGTTTGTAG
- the si:ch211-234p6.5 gene encoding pleckstrin homology domain-containing family A member 5 isoform X4 produces MEGEEASRRAQLVRMDDQDRVSQASSVATVSFFPIAKECDGKVQAFGKRCQAAKRDPNCPVVIRGWLNKKDSSGLKLWKRRWFVLSNYCLFYYKDSREESVLGSIPLPSYKILFCTPRECKNRKFTFKVVHQGMRSYFFSADTQEDMLGWVRALSQSATMDQDSSLNRRCSSYQDFTQIGGSTESVDFPKPPSDGEGPSQRHRHVSRALSEPSHLSGGRMGTSRSEPRGRRSVRQRNSRTPSPPEFGRRRAYGPNQEEDSLPGHNTPPTQTEIMGTGSLTSKGQLGSRPHTPVGRVDIRPHDDMVPQTLFYAPASPNLEFKSTPTTPVTERWQNLSKPTPTYGSVHHIASGRRPLGKAPKPDLRETPPIRPLESDADAVLTRLCGCDKLLQSLSIELAQLQLDKDSVHCALEVSRLQLEEWKSQGLRAHEEALAQKALLQEELVTIRARMCDVSLEMERVWSQYERMESELSVIRSHLQHICNFGIPQEQSQAQRELWMMEDILAGLKINRDNFRFLLGLQRHHAFQPTSPHPGSPGSPTETLHSGPSMTMEQEPPLRPPLPQELQEIQQRRDLGHGWIESPYEGIYSHAVDPIQRRGNSQPDLLNVKAQKDSFESGSKWIPPDAGSQSTKKMKMSEEEQIERMKKNKERLSNRKKPPLPSPSSQSESSGTRDEAPFPLRVTRVVTAVLPTSLVARRVSVEDPPPELDNPLPEQIPPERQERLTEQGKKVFNKSPRHLVLDSPEQNRFWENMHQDQPAVKKTTRKQNQGVLRTSKKDMQSEASRGEATVVSRNHSRDQAGLGNGNASLDLRVENQQASLLTPDMEPDICLTPEQREAKLRRVERIRERVIRSAARESATTQNQMPVRREEVHQMPPDTVRKQRIKPDHESNDGYGSCGDNTRSPIELQPAGPSLDEDERKWHVKKSKTQIRFGNKTQQKDHSGRAGVAKNKIKRPDSPYHVSSMTVYQKDEGKGFSSCKDGQEQELEETVADENDFPSSDLRAKWFLSTNQWQGFMPLQIPGIDSLGNEEIFDIENQPAIIDDKTDSNEMLSTVSESLEKMKENHSLFYKIACDISISDSDITKNDGNSITQMSSKPEEEEKLLIMESVPGETVDNVVGSTNQEIKDSSLHLPADVDENGMKVNNNLQDLKEESQDKAVLNTSASPTNEALVNEETPQKEGEDTSRQEIELKVRETIEGVPVQDTDSNQVLVESLRSREEHSGSKESEVKKMDQERSEEPKKCLNEESEETSNNHSITPSSSVFEEGKVIRSASFGKARVTILRTSL; encoded by the exons GTGGTGCACCAGGGAATGCGCTCTTATTTCTTCAGTGCCGACACGCAGGAGGACATGTTGGGTTGGGTCCGAGCCCTCAGTCAGTCTGCAACAATGGATCAGGACAGCTCTCTGAACAG GCGCTGCTCAAGTTATCAGGACTTCACACAGATAGGTGGCAGCACTGAATCAGTGGACTTCCCTAAACCCCCCTCTGATGGAGAGGGTCCCTCCCAGAGACACAGGCACGTCAGCCGCGCTCTGAGCGAACCCAGTCATCTCAGCGGTGGGAGGATGGGGACTTCTCGCTCAGAGCCGAGGGGAAGGCGGAGCGTGCGTCAGAGAAACAGCAG AACACCCAGCCCGCCTGAGTTTGGCAGAAGAAGAGCGTATGGTCCAAACCAAGAGGAGGATTCTCTTCCTGGCCACAACACACCACCCACTCAGACAGAAATTATGGGAACAGGTTCTCTGACCTCCAAGGGTCAGCTGGGGTCACGACCTCACACACCAGTGGGGAGGGTTGACATTCGACCTCACGATGACATGGTGCCGCAGACTCTGTTCTACGCGCCTGCCTCGCCTAACCTGGAGTTCAAATCCACACCTACCACTCCAGTCACAGAGAGGTGGCAGAACCTGAGCAAG CCCACACCTACATATGGTTCTGTCCATCACATCGCGAGCGGGAGAAGACCTTTAGGAAAG GCCCCAAAACCTGATCTGAGAGAAACCCCACCAATCAGGCCTCTTGAAAGCGATGCAGAT GCTGTGTTGACGAGGTTGTGTGGGTGTGACAAGCTGCTGCAGTCTCTATCTATCGAACTGGCCCAGCTCCAATTGGATAAG GATAGTGTCCATTGTGCATTAGAGGTGTCCAGACTGCAGCTGGAGGAGTGGAAGAGTCAGGGTCTCAGGGCCCACGAAGAAGCACTTGCCCAGAAGGCTTTGCTCCAGGAAGAGCTGGTCACAATCCGAGCCAGGATGTGCGATGTTTCGTTG GAAATGGAGCGAGTGTGGAGCCAATATGAGAGAATGGAGAGTGAACTGTCTGTCATCCGCTCACACCTTCAGCACATCTGCAACTTTGGAATTCCACAG gaGCAGTCTCAGGCCCAGAGGGAGCTGTGGATGATGGAGGACATCTTGGCTGGACTAAAAATCAACAGAGACAACTTCCGCTTCCTTTTGGGACTACAAAGGCACCACG cGTTTCAGCCAACGTCTCCACATCCTGGATCTCCCGGCTCACCCACAGAGACGCTGCACAGCGGACCGTCTATG ACTATGGAGCAAGAACCACCACTTCGCCCACCGTTACCCCAGGAGCTACAGGAAATCCAGCAAAGAAGAGATCTGGGTCATGGCTGGATAGAGTCGCCATACGAG GGAATCTACAGCCATGCTGTTGATCCTAtacagagaagaggaaacagcCAGCCTGACCTCCTTAATGTGAAAGCACAGAAAGACTCATTCG aATCTGGTTCCAAGTGGATCCCACCAGATGCAGGAAGCCAATCAACCAAG AAGATGAAGATGAGCGAAGAGGAGCAGATTGAGCGGATGAAGAAAAATAAGGAGAGGTTGTCTAATAGGAAGAAACCCCCCCTACCTTCTCCAAGTTCCCAAAGCGAGAGTTCAGGGACAAGGGACGAG GCACCCTTTCCTCTAAGGGTGACACGAGTTGTTACAGCTGTCCTACCTACCTCTCTAGTGGCCAGACGGGTTTCCGTTGAGGACCCCCCGCCTGAGCTGGACAACCCACTTCCCGAGCAGATACCACCTGAGAGGCAGGAGAGATTGACTGAGCAGGGCAAAAAAGTGTTCAACAAGTCACCAAGGCATTTGGTGCTGGACAGTCCTGAACAAAACCGGTTCTGGGAAAATATGCACCAGGATCAGCCAGCAGTTAAAAAGACAACCAGAAAGCAAAATCAGGGAGTACTAAGGACCTCCAAGAAAGACATGCAGTCAGAAGCAAGCAGAGGAGAGGCTACAGTGGTCTCAAGAAATCATAGTCGAGACCAGGCAGGTTTAGGAAATGGAAATGCAAGCTTGGACCTCAGG GTAGAGAATCAGCAGGCATCCCTCCTGACCCCTGACATGGAGCCTGACATCTGTCTGACCCCTGAACAGCGAGAGGCAAAACTGCGACGAGTGGAACGAATACGGGAAAGGGTCATTAGGAG tgCAGCCAGAGAGAGTGCTACTACACAGAATCAAATGCCAGTCAGGAGGGAGGAAGTTCATCAGATGCCACCTGACACAGTTAGAAAACAGAGGATAAAACCAG ACCATGAATCCAACGATGGCTATGGAAGCTGTGGGGATAACACCAGAAGTCCCATAGAGCTTCAACCTGCCGGACCATCTCTTGATGAAGATGAAAGAAAATGGCATGTTAAAAAATCTAAAACTCAGATCAGATTTGGGAACAAGACACAACAGAAAGACCACAGTGGAAGAGCAGGGGttgccaaaaataaaatcaaacgcCCAGATTCCCCCTATCATGTCTCATCTATGACTGTCTACCAAAAAGATGAAGGCAAGGGCTTTTCAAGTTGCAAGGATGGACAGGAGCAAGAACTCGAAGAAACTGTTGCTGATGAAAATGATTTTCCATCCTCGGATCTTAGGGCCAAATGGTTCCTCTCCACCAATCAGTGGCAAGGGTTTATGCCTTTGCAGATCCCTGGCATCGACTCATTGGGCAATGAGGAGATTTTCGACATTGAGAACCAACCAGCAATCATAGATGACAAGACTGATTCCAATGAAATGTTATCCACAGTCAGTGAGAGCttagagaaaatgaaagaaaaccaCTCACTCTTTTACAAAATTGCTTGTGACATTAGTATTTCGGACTCAGATATTACCAAGAATGATGGAAATTCAATCACCCAAATGTCTTCTaagccagaagaagaagaaaaactacTTATTATGGAATCTGTGCCAGGTGAAACGGTTGATAATGTTGTTGGTTCTACCAACCAAGAAATCAAGGATTCCAGCCTCCATTTGCCAGCAGATGTAGATGAAAATGGAATGAAGGTTAACAACAATCTCCAAGATTTGAAAGAGGAAAGCCAGGACAAAGCAGTGTTAAATACCTCAGCCAGTCCAACAAACGAAGCCCTTGTTAATGAAGAAACCCCCCAAAAAGAAGGTGAAGACACCTCAAGGCAAGAAATCGAGCTGAAAGTTAGAGAAACTATTGAAGGAGTTCCTGTTCAGGACACGGATTCTAATCAGGTCCTGGTTGAAAGTCTAAGGTCAAGAGAAGAACACAGTGGGTCAAAAGAGTCAGAAGTCAAGAAGATGGACCAAGAGAGATCTGAAGAGccaaagaaatgtttaaatgaagagagtgaagagacaAGCAACAACCactccatcactccatccaGCTCTGTGTTTGAGGAGGGAAAAGTGATTCGGAGTGCCTCTTTTGGGAAAGCACGTGTTACAATATTAAGGACGAGTTTGTAG